A DNA window from Pogona vitticeps strain Pit_001003342236 chromosome 2, PviZW2.1, whole genome shotgun sequence contains the following coding sequences:
- the LOC140704599 gene encoding 17-beta-hydroxysteroid dehydrogenase type 6-like has protein sequence MWLCLALAVILFFVIRWYRESQTVENLREKYVFITGCDSGFGNQLARQLDLEGLRVLAACLTEKGAKELERLSTDRLKTTILDVTSTESIVAATEWVKSCVGDKGLWGLVNNAGVGNPSAPNEWLTKDDFVKVLNVNLIGLIDVTLHMLPLVKKARGRVVNVASILGRLSFFGGGYCPSKYGVEAFSDSLRRELHPFGVKIAIIEPGYFRTGLTIVQNHLDNLKQVWASTPQEVKDSYGETYFNRFSQSFKNDLMTRCDTNLYLVTDCMEHALISKHPRTRYSAGWDSQFFFVPLSYLPTAVADLVLTWSQPKPAQAV, from the exons ATGTGGCTCTGTCTGGCACTGGCCGTCATCCTGTTCTTTGTGATCCGATGGTATCGGGAGAGTCAAACTGTGGAAAACCTGAGAGAAAAATATGTCTTCATCACTGGTTGTGACTCTGGCTTTGGGAACCAGCTGGCCAGGCAGCTGGATCTCGAGGGCCTGAGGGTGTTGGCCGCCTGCCTTACCGAGAAGGGGGCAAAGGAGCTAGAGAGGCTCTCGACTGATCGGCTGAAAACCACTATTTTGGACGTCACCAGCACAGAGAGCATTGTGGCAGCAACCGAATGGGTGAAATCATGTGTTGGGGACAAAG GACTCTGGGGCTTGGTAAACAATGCTGGAGTTGGGAACCCCTCTGCCCCCAATGAATGGCTGACTAAAGATGACTTTGTCAAAGTGCTGAACGTCAATCTTATTGGGCTGATTGATGTGACGCTACACATGCTGCCCCTGGTGAAGAAGGCCAGGGGAAGGGTCGTCAACGTGGCCAGTATCTTGGGCCGACTGTCTTTCTTTGGAGGAGGCTATTGTCCCTCTAAGTATGGGGTAGAGGCCTTTTCTGACTCTCTGAG GCGTGAGCTCCATCCTTTTGGGGTGAAAATAGCCATAATAGAGCCAGGCTATTTCCGAACAGGCTTGACCATTGTCCAGAACCATCTTGACAATCTGAAGCAGGTGTGGGCCAGCACCCCCCAGGAAGTCAAAGATAGCTATGGCGAGACCTATTTCAACCGCT TTTCCCAGAGTTTCAAAAATGACCTTATGACCCGCTGTGACACCAACCTTTACCTGGTCACTGACTGCATGGAGCATGCCTTGATCTCCAAGCATCCCCGCACACGCTATTCTGCAGGGTGGGACTCCCAGTTCTTCTTTGTTCCTCTCTCTTACTTGCCCACAGCCGTGGCAGATTTGGTGCTGACCTGGTCACAGCCCAAGCCTGCTCAGGCCGTGTGA